The genomic window TAAATCCTGATGCTCTTGAATGCGCATATAAGAACGGAATTCAGGTTTTCCGCAGTAACCTTTTTGCAGGGCTTACGAAAAAAGGATATTTTGATATTATACTTTTTAATCCTCCCTATCTTCCGACATCCGAAGACGAAAAGGTAGAGGGTTGGCTCAATTATGCTTTTGATGGAGGAGTTGAGGGAAGGGATACTATAGCAACCTTTTTTGCTGAAGTATCTGGCTATCTCAAACCCGGCGGGAGTGTTCTGTTATTCATTTCTTCCCTTACAGGTAAGAGGGAAGTATTTGATATCATAAAGCGAGAGAGGTTCAGTGGCTATGTGGTAGCTGAGACCCGTTCGTTTTTTGAAAAATTGATGGTTATTGAATGTAAACACAACTGCTGAAATACAGGTGTATTTTTCAGTATTTAATTATTTTTAAATAATAAAAAAGAAAAACCACCTTTATTAAGCGAAAGGAAAACGAAAGGTTTATCGTTGTACAGGTTGACGGTATTGTTGCATAAGAGAAATTAAAATTTCAATCTTAAATTAAATATAATATTTCCTACTTAAAAATTGCCAGAGGGTTACAAATGAAATACAGTCTTGGTATAGATGCCGGTGGAACATATACAGATGCCGTAATCCTGCGGGATTCGGATGGGAAGATTATTGATCATGGAAAGGCCCGCACGACCTATCCTGATTTACTGGATGGAATTCAGGAAGTGCTTGACGGCCTGGACCAGGCATATCTGGAAAAAGTATCTCTGGTATCGGTCTCTACTACTCTTGCAACCAATACTATTCTGGAAGGTACAGGTTATCCAGTAGCTCTTATCATGATAGGGGAAGAGGTTCCAAACGATTCATCAATCAAATATTCAATATCTGTACAGGGGGGCCATTCTTCCGGAGGGAACGAAAAATATCCCCTTGACATGGATTCTATAAAAGAATTTGTAGGAGAAGTTCAGGATAAGGTATCGGCATTTGCGGTTTCTTCTTATTTCAGTGTAAGAAACCCGGATCATGAATTGAAGGCAAGGGAAGTTATAGATGCAATGACCGGTTTGCCTGTGATTTGTGGTCATGAACTTTCCCAGTCTCTGGGAGCATATGAAAGAGGTGTTACAGCCTATCTAAACGCCCAGCTTTTGCCCATATCTACCCGGTTTATGGAAACAGTTGCATCTGAGATAGATCGAAGGGGAATCGATGCAAAACTTATGATGCTCAAATGTGATGGTTCCATAGTGGGTATGAAAGAAGCTCTCAAACACCCGATCGAATCAATATTTACCGGTCCTGCAGCAAGTCTTGTTGGTGCTTCGTATCTTGCCAAAAGCAAGGATTGCCTGGTCATTGATGTCGGAGGTACAAGTACCGATGTTGCTATGGTTATTGATAATCTCCCTGAAATAACCGATGAAGGGGCAACTGTTGGTGGTTGGCCAACCAAGGTGGAAGCCATCAGAATGGAAACCTCTGCAATGGGGGGGGACAGTCATGTGTGGGTCAAGAATCATAATGTTTTCATAGGCCCACGCCGAGTCGTTCCTCTCTGTGTGGCTGCCAGTAAATATCCCGCAATCACTACAAAACTCAAGAAAGGACAGAGTATCCTGAAAAGCCAGCTAGGGGAAAATATCCAGCCCACAAAATTCTTCATCAGAACCAAACAGGAACCCATTGAACTTACAGAGCGCGAAGAAGATCTTCTTTCCCGCATAAAGGATGAACCCCTGACAGTTAGTGACATCTACTGGGACAGTAAAGCATTGCCATCGCCTATGGTCATGGCAAGCCTGATCCAGAAACGTCTGGTGCAGGCCATTGGTTTTACTCCAACGGACGCCCTTCATGTTCTTGGGGAATATGATGAGTGGGACAGTGAAGCTGCCAGAGTCGGTGCAGAAATACTTGGATATTTCGCAGATCTGGATGCTGATGAAATTGCCGGTAAAGTTAAAGATGAAGTTGCAAAGAACATGGCACAGAACCTTCTTTCATATGTCTTTCATGATCTCGAGGATTCACAGATCAATAAAGTTGTCCGTGGCAATCATTATGGTGGATTTCATGTGGATGTTCCCGTGGTACTTCTTGGAGGTCCTGTACAGGCCTATGTAAATGATATGCAAAGGTTAGTAGATGCGGAAATAATCCTGCCTGAATATGCCGAGGTTGGTAATGCGGTAGGGGCTCTTGCAGGTAAGGGGATAAAGCGTATTGAAGTGCTAATTCGTCCGAATTTTGGTGAATCTAAATATAATCTACGTCCTTCTTCTGTATCATTGTTCTATCCCGGCGGGAATGAAAATTTCAAGTCCCATGAAGAAGCTGTGCAGGCTGCACGTGAGATCGGTCATAGATTGATAATGGATTACATGCATGAAGCCGAACTGGACGAAGGTGAAATAACTATAGATGTTGACCGCAAGGATGTTCAGGTGCATGGGGTCGGTATTCCAATGGAAACAAGGTTTACTTTCCTGGGGGTTGGGGACATCAAAATGGGGAAGAAAGATATAAGGATATAATTTTCCTTTTTTTCTTCCCTTGATCAATTTTAAATAAAAGGTAGCTTTATTTCCATCTATGCTGGAATTTAGAAAACAAGAGCCTTACAGTCTGCGTACCAGACCCGATATTGTAGAATCTGAATACGATTTTCGACAAAATCTGGACATTTCGGATGTAAATGGTGTATTGTTCAATGTTCTGGCTTCCCGCAATTCATCCACTCTTGCAGAATATGATGCTGTCTGGTGGAGGGAAAACAGGGTCTGTTTTCTGGAATATAAAGATTCAACTGCTGCCTATCGGCGTATGAATGCAAAACGGGCACAACAGGTTCAGGACACATCCAGGAACCTGGCTCGTACATATGGTTTCCTGGAATTCAATTATTCACTTGTAGTTAAAGGACTGGAGGAAAAGACTACAAAGGGAAGTGTTGCAGTAATACCACTTGAAGATTTGTCTTCATACAGGCCGGAATTTACTTCTGCTCATGTTGAACTTGATTTTATTGACAAGTTGACGGATAAATACAGCAGGGAGAAAAATCCCGTTGAATTAGAGCGGGATACAATTATTGCTGATATTAGTAAACTTAAAGAAATGTTTGAACAGCAACTCTGATAGAAGGAGAGATTTTTCATGACTGTAACAGGATATGGGCAAGCGTTGGGTGCAGGCACCATCCTCAATGCAATTTCTACCTGGAAAGGTGCAGCTTTTGGATTGGACCTCAAGACATTTGCCAGGGTTGAATTATCACAGGGTGATGGTCCTATAGAAGGCATCATTGAAGAAAATGGGGATATGGATACCACTCTGATCGAGAATGCAGTTGGTATAACTCTTGACCTGTTTAATTTGAAAATGCAGGGCACGGTACAAACAAGAAGTGAAATTCCTCATGCAAGCGGACTAAAAAGCAGCAGTGCTGCTGCTAACGCTGTTATTATTGCTACTCTGGATGCCATAAAAGAATCAATGGAACCCCTGGATATGGTAAAATTAGGGGTCGAAGCTGCTAAAAAATCCGGAGTGACAATCACAGGGGCTTTCGATGATGCCTGTGCATCTTTTTTTGGTGGTGTGGTAGTAACTGATAACAAAGAAGATATTCTTTTCAAACGCATCAAGAAAAACAGTGAAGTACTTGTTTTTGTTCCTCCTCAAAAGGCATATAGTTCGGAGACTGACGTAACAGGATCAAAATTAATTGGACCCTGGATAGACATGGCTTATGACCTTGTTATCCATCGGGAATTTGAGAAAGCAATGACATTAAATGGTTTTCTCTACTGTGGTGCTTTGGGTTTTGATACCAAACCAATGATGGTAGCCCTTGAAAGTGGCATTGAAGGTGTCACCCTTTCTGGTACCGGTCCTGCATATGTGGCAATGGGAGATAGCTCTGCTTTGGACAAACTTGCAAAAGCCTGGAAAAAAAATAGTACGGGCGGAAATGTGATAAGGACAAAGATCAATAATGAAGGGGCAATTTAAACCAGGTAACTGTTGGTTTTTATGACAATCGAAAATGTAAGACAGGAGATCGAGAATATTGATAGGGAACTGGTGGAACTCATTGCAAAAAGAGTTGAATTTGCAGATGATATCTTAAAATACAAACACCAGGCCAATCTTCCTATCAATGACGACACACAAAATGATGTGGTAATAGAAAGAGCTGTGTATATTGCTACTGAAAAAGGTTTAGACTCCACTGTGGTAAAACAGATTTTCAATCTCCTTATACAGATGAATATAGAAAGGCAACATGAATTAAGCGGCGAAGGTAATCTTCCCTGAAAAGAGGTACAAAAATGGTAGATATTGCAATAGTAATGGGATCTGAATCGGACCGGGCAATTTCGAATCGTGTAACCAATGTATTGGACAACACAGATTACAGTTATGATGTACAGGTAATTTCTGCTCACCGCAATCCCGATGAACTGGATGAATATGTAGGTAAGGACGAAGCTTTCGTTTACATTGCGATAGCCGGACTTTCCGCCGCACTTCCCGGCGTGATAGCATCAAAGACTGGCAAACCTGTAATCGGGGTGCCTGTGGGTGCCAAGCTTGGGGGACTGGATGCATTATTATCCACAGCACAGATGCCACCGGGTGTACCGGTTGCGACTGTTGGTATTGATAACGGGGCAAATGCAGCTCATATGGCAATTCGTATCCTGGAACTCAAAGGAGAATGAGTTATCATTCTCTTTCTATACAGATATCAAAACAACAATGGTCGTCCCCATTGCCCATTGTTTTATTTACGTTAACTTCGCCGTCGGTGACTCCGTTAACCATTTTTGAGAAAACTCCGGTAGTGAGGTTACACATTATGGGGTTTATTTTACTTTCTTCTCCCCATGGGCACTTGTGTGCTTTTATGATCGAACACCCGTTTTTGTCACCGTCACCGTCCACAAAATAACTGGCTCCCAGTTGATTCATAGCCTTACAGCAAATTTCGGCTACATCTTGTGAGTCTGTAGTTTCTCCTTCACAACCAGTGCATGAACTACGTACAATATCTTCCACCATATCAACCATTTGACGAATGATTATTTTCTTCTGTTCGGGTGGGGCACTACTTAGTAGTGAGGGAATAATTGAGGTCAAAACCTTACGAATGTGGTTTTGCATTTTAAGATGTTCTTTTTCAGTCACCAGCTCATCATGAAGACTTTTGATGCGCAACAATGACTTTACACGGGTTAGAAGCTCCACCCGATTTACAGGTTTTGTAAGAAAATCATCTGCACCAACTTCAATACCTTTAATGCGGTCCTCTTTTTCAGACAATGCAGTTACCATTATGATCGGGATATGGCGTGTACTTTGTGATTCTTTTAGAGATTTAGCAACATCATAGCCACTCATGCCCGGCATCATAATGTCAAGAAGAATAAGATCGATTTCCTTTTCTTTCACTTTTTGGAGGCATTCCTCTCCACTTTTAGCCAGAGTAAGTTCGTATAATTGAGAGAGGTATGCTTCCATTAAATCCAGATTTTGTGGTTCATCATCCACTATGAGTATTTTGGGTGTGATTTCGCTTTCCATATTTTCTGTGTTACGTTAGGAATACTTGGCTAATAAATCTTTTTAACAAAAAGGGCTATCAAGTATCTTTTTTGCCCTTTATATCTATGCCTTTTGATGTAATATCAAACGGAATAGGGTCAAGGGAAATGGCTGTATTTCTCATCTTTGGTGTGAAAATAAAACGCTCCATTTTCCCAGTGTAGGGATTTTCCTTTACCAGTAACTTAATGTTTCCAAAAGTCGAGTAATCTGCGACCTCATGGGTCATCTGGTGGGCAGCTTCATCCATCACAAACAGTGTTGTTGCATCTTTTTGTGAAAGTAAAAGGTTTAATGTATCAAACTGATCACGAAATTCCCGTGTTGTTAAACCAATTGCGAAAACTCCGATATTATCTATTACTATTACTTCGGCATCATAAGGTATCATTTCAGGCAGACTTATGAGGTCAACCTCTTTTAAACTCAATCCATCTATCATTTCAGCAGCTTTAGTTACGTTCCGACTTCTCATTTCCAGTATTTTTACAACTTCAAGTAAACCGTTTTTTATATATTCGTCAAAAGGAAAATCAAACATTTTTGCCTGTTCGGTAATATCCTCTTCAGTCTCTTCTGTTGCCATTATAACAGATTTTTTCCCATATTCGCATGCCTGGTTTATTGCGTGCATTGCAAAAATAGTTTTACCAGATCCGGGGGCACCGGTGATAAGAATCCCTTTTTTTCCCGGATATCCATCACCAATCTTTTTGTCAAGACCTTGAATTCCTGTAGATAACCTTTCCATTGGCACACCGCTGATTACTATACAAGTCTTTATATATAGAGTGTTTCTTCCTTTTAACAAATTTCCTGCACTTTATGTTTATTGTAATCATGTTATGAGCCTGAAAATAGGTAAATATAATTGTCACAACATGCCAGACAAATTTTCCCGAAAAGGACAGGTTGAACGGTTAAATATATTTATCAGGAATGAGTTTATTTCATGCATTATACCAATCTACTGATTATATACTTTTGATAGACTCTAGAAATTGTGAACTTTTAATATTGATTTAAACGTGAGTAAACTATGGCGGAAGAAATGGCTTCTAAAGATGAGGAATTGGAAGAATCATTTGACACCACCAGTTCCATCGAAGTGCCTAAACTATTGATCGACCAGATCATTGGTCAGGATCATGCGGTGGAGGTTGTCAAGAAAGCTGCAAGTCAGAGGAGACATGTGATGATGATCGGTACTCCTGGTACCGGTAAATCCATGCTTGCAAAGGCAATGGCTGAATTGCTTCCAAAGGAGGAACTGCAGGATATCCTTGCATATCCCAATGTTGAAGACAACAACAATCCACGTATTCGTACCGTTCCTGCCGGAAAAGGTAGGGAGATTGTTATGGCTCATAAAATGGAGGCCAGAAAGAAATCCCAATCAAGGAACATGTTGATGATGTTCCTTATTTTTGGTATTGTGATGTATTCTTTCTATGTGGGTCAACTTCTCTGGGGTATCATTGCAGCTATAATGATGCTTATTCTTAGCAGGCAATTTATGCCAAAAGAAGAAATGATGATCCCAAAGATGCTGGTTTCAAATTATGAACAGGATAATGCTCCGTATATTGATGCCACCGGTACCCATGCAGGAGCCCTTCTCGGAGATGTCAGGCATGACCCATTCCAGTCAGGTGGACTGGAAACCCCGTCTCATGACAGGGTGGAGAGTGGAGATATTCACAAGTCCCACAAAGGTGTACTCTTCATTGATGAGATCAACACCCTCAGGATTGAATCCCAGCAAAGCCTGCTTACGGCAATCCAGGAGAAAGAATATCCGATTACAGGTCAGTCAGAGCGCAGTTCCGGCGCCCTTGTGAAAACAGAACCGGTTCCATGTGACTTTATAATGGTAGCTGCAGGTAATCTGGATGCTGTGGAAAAAATGCATCCTGCACTCAGGTCACGTATAAAGGGTTATGGATATGAGCTCTACATGCGTGAATCCATGGAAGACACTGCTGATAACCGCAAGTATCTTGTTCGGTTCGTGGCACAGGAAGTTAAGCGGGACGGACATATACCTGATTTTGATCAGTCAGCAGTTGATGAAGTCATTCAGGAAGCTCGAAGGCGGGCCGGAAGAAAAGGCCATCTAACTTTGAAATTGCGTGATCTTGGAGGACTTGTGAGAGTAGCAGGAGATATTGCACATGCTGAAGACACAAAGATCACCTCTGCAAAACATGTACTTGCAGCCAAGAAAATGGCACGCTCCATAGAACAACAACTTGCTGACAGTTATCTGGAAAGAAGAAAAGATTACCAGTTGTTTTCCAAGAAAGGTGCTGCTGTCGGTAAGGTCAATGGGCTTGCTGTAATGGGAGGAGATTCCGGAATAGTCTTGCCTATTATGGCAGAAGTAACTCCTCCACAATCACATGCTGAAGGCAAAGTAATTGCCACCGGTATGCTCAAGGATATTGCTAAGGAAGCTGTTCTTAATGTGTCAGCTGTGATCAAAAAGGTGACAGGCCAGGATATAATGAATAGGGATATTCATATCCAGTTTGTCGGTACCTATGAAGGAGTTGAGGGAGACAGTGCTTCTGTGTCCATTGCAACGGCCGTAATTTCGGCCATTGAAGGTATACCTATTGATCAGAGTGTTGCGATGACAGGTTCCCTGTCTGTAAGAGGCGATGTATTGCCGGTGGGCGGTGTAACCTACAAGATCGAAGCCGCAGCCCAGGGTGGAATTAAAAAAGTTATTATACCCTGGACTAATAAGGATGATGTGTTGATTGAAGAAGCTTACAAGGATCAGGTTGAAATAATTCCTGTCAAAACAATATCCGAAGTTATAGAGCACAGTCTTGTGGGCACCAAAAAGGAAGGAATTCGGGATAAACTCAAGGAGCTGACAGATATGAAAGTTGATCTGGAAATTCCTGAATCCGTGCCCAGTTAAACAATACTTACAGGGAATCCAGTAAATGAGAGAATCAGAATTTCATGATGTGAGGTGGATAGAGGGAGAATCAACTTCTATCCTTCTCGACAACGGGAAAGTAGAGGACATAAATACCAACTATGGTAATGGTTGTGGGGTACGTGCTCTTTGTGGCGGTTCCTGGGGTTATACTTCATCTGAAGGGGTCGATGGTATTGATGCTGCAATAAAAGCAGCTATAGAGTTGGCTTCTGATGTGAATAAACACAGTCCAAGAGAAAAAGTAACTCTTGCATCTTACTGTGAACCCAATGTTGACAATCTGCCGTCTATAAAGGAAAATCCCCGGGATGTTGCGGTTGAAGAAAAGGTTGAGTTGTTGAAAGACCTTTCCAATAATGCTTCATGCAAAGGAATTAGCAGTACATCTGCATCATACTCTGAATCTACCTTTAAGGTTCATTATACAAATTCTGAAGGTGCGGATTGCGAATATGAACTTACTAGAGTAGGGTTTGCAATTTCAGCCATTGCTTCAGACGGTGCAGCCTATCAGGTAGGAAGAGAAAGCAACTTTGACGTATGCGGTTATGAAATGTTCCGTGACCCTGGAATTCTGGAAAAGGCACAATCTGCCGGAAAGACAGCTGTGGATTTGCTGGGTGCCCGCCAGGCAAAAGGAGGCAAAGGTCCTGTAATTCTTGACCCGGAACTTGCCGGGGTATTTGCCCATGAAGCGGTTGGACATGCTTCAGAAGCCGATCTGGTGCTGGAAGGAAGTTCAATTCTAGCAGATAGAATAGGTGAAGAAATCGCTTCACCACTTGTTAATATCATAGATGACCCTACACTTCATAAGTTCGGTTACTATCCCTTTGATGCAGAGGGAATGAAAGCTCATAAAACAGATATTATCACGGATGGAGTATTAAATTCATATCTACATTCCAGGGAAACCGCAGGTAAACTCGGTGGCGCATCAGGTAACAGTCGCAGTCAGGGATACTCTGCACCTGTTGTCAGAATGAGTAATACATATGTTGACAACGGAAATTCAAATCTTGATGAAATGCTGGAAGAACTGGGTGACGGAATATACCTTGCGGGTACCCGTGGAGGACAGGTTAATACAGGTGAAGGAATCTTCCAGTTCAATGCCGAGAAAGGCTATATTGTGGAAAATGGGGAAATCGGAGATCTTGTGCGCGATGTGTCCCTGTCTGGCAATACTCTGGAAATCCTGAAAAATGTTTTACTGGTAGGAAATGATCTTAAAATGCATTCGGGTAGATGTGGCAAAAGCGGTCAGGCAATTCCGGTATCGGACGGTTCCCCCCATCTTCTCATTTCTGATGCCCTTGTGGGAGGTGTCCAGTAATGCAGAATTACGATATTGGCAACCAAGTCCTTGAATTTGCCAACAAATATGGAGCAGATGAGGCTGAGGTCTTCATCTCAGCAAACCAAGTGACTTCTGCAAGTGTCCGTCGCAGCCTTATTGAAAGTGCCAGGAATCAACAAAGCCAGGGATTGGGGATAAGGGTTGTTAAAGATGGTGCAGTGGGATTTGCAAGTACTAACATTTTCAATCGGCTTGAGGAAACTGTGAAAAGTGCGATTGCAATGGCAAAGGTACGCGATTCAGATGAAGATTGGAAAAACCTGCCTTCAAATGGTAAATATCCTGCTGTAAATGGCATTTTCAGTAAAAAGGTAAATGAACTTGAGCTTGAAGATTGCATCTCCCTGACAAAAGAAATGATTGACGGTGTTTGTTCTTTTAGCGATATAATAGCCCCTTCAGGTTCTTTTTCTCGTATGATTTCCAACCAGCTTATCATGAACACTAACGGTGTTGAAGTTGAGGAAAAGGGCACTGCAGTATCGGGTTTTATTGATGTGATCACAACTTCCGATATTCCATCTACTGCATACGATTTCCGTATATCCCGGGATATGGATATTGATTTTTATGGAATCGGGAAAGAAGCCGCAAACCTGGCCAATTCCTGCAAAAATGGTGTTTCTGTGGAAAGTGGACAGAAGGATGTCGTATTTCATCCCTTTGCCTTTTCGGACATAATGGAATCTTCATTCTTATCTTCAATAGAAGCGGATAATATACAGAAAGGCAGATCCAGCCTAACAGGAAAATTGAACACCGATATTGCAGCCAGAGGTCTTACAATAACTGATGATGGTATCCTGAATGGAGGGATTGCATCTTCGATTTCTGATGATGAGGGTACTCCTTCACAATCCACCGGTATAATCAAAGATGGCTTACTCAAATCTTACATCTATGATTCCTATACTGCTGGTAAGGAAGAACGGTCCAGTACCGGCAATGCTGTAAGAGGTTCCTATTCTTCCACTCCAAGCGTTGGTACCCGCAATGTTGTTTTTGAACATCCAGCTTCTGACATAATTTCTGAGATAAAAGATGGAGTATTTGTTACAAATGTAATAGGTGCACATACTGCAAACCCGATCTCCGGAGATTTTTCAGTGGAAGCTCGTAATGCTTTTGTGATTAAGGATGGCCAGATAGAAAAACCGATCAAGTCCCTTATGGTGTCTGGCAATATTTTTGAGTTGCTCAGAAATGTGAAAGGCGCCGGAGATGATGTCCGGATTGTTGGTAGTATTATTACCCCTTCAATATGGGTATCTAATATGAATGTAATAGGCTGACTGCTGATTTTAATCAGTAATCATTATATATAACCCTCCCTAACTATGTATATACAAAATCAAATACCAAAAGTTTTTCAAATTCACTTGATAAATACTGTTCAGACGGAACTATAATAACCAGGTGTCAATATGACAGATGAGGGGATAAGGACAAAAATTCTTGTAGTCGACGATGAGCCTGATAATGTCGAATTACTTACGGCTTATCTATTGAATGATTATGACATTATTCCTGCTTACAGTGGTAGTGAAGCACTGGACATACTGAAATCCTGTGAGGATGACCTGCCGGATCTTATACTCATGGATATAATGCTCAAAGATGGTATGGATGGTGTAGAAGCTGCCCATTTCATAAAAATCAATTATGATATTCCTTTAGTTTATATTACGGCTTATGCCGATGATAATATAATGCGAAGGGCCAAACTCACGGAGCCTTTTGGTTATATCCTCAAGCCATTTGAAGAGTCCGAATTACGTACAAACATAGAAATTGCGTTATACAAATATGAAATGGAACGCAGGCTCAAAGAAAGCAAGAAATGGCTTACTGCTGTGCTCAATAGTATCGGGGATGCAGTAATTGCAACAGACGAAGAGGGCCTGGTCAAATTCATTAACCCATTTGCAGAAGCTCTAACCGGTTGGGATCAGGATGAAGCAATTGGTTTGCCTTTGTCAGAAGTATTTGTGGTTGAGAATGAAGTTCCTGGTGAAAAGGCCGATGATCCAATCCAGAAAGTCATGAAGGAAGGTATGTTTTACGGCCTTGGAAGTCATACAGTGCTTGTTACTAAAAGCAAAACCCAGATTCCTGTAGATGTAATTGGCTCTCCCATTCGTAATGAAGCAGGTAAACTACTGGGTACTTTGGTGTTGTTCTATGATATCTCTGAACGCAAACGTGTTGAGAATATGATTTATTACCAGAATAGTCAGAAGGATATGTGATCTTATTAAATAACGGGTTCGTATTCTTTATTCAATTTTTCTTCTTACAATAAAAGCTATTATCAAAATCCATGCAGGAAGCATTTTGTCCATTATTTTTTCTGGACCCAATGCATTTTTCTCTGCTTTTCCTGATACATTATTGACACTTTCATTTGTGTCTGTTTTTTGTGTATTCAAGTTATTAGTTTCAGCAATCACATTCTCATTTTTGGTATTGGATTTTAATATCTTTTTGCTTCCTGCAATTACAAATGGTGAATTGAGGTATTTATCGGTAGCAGTTTTGAAATGTACATAATTGCCAGCCTGATCGATATATTCTGTTGGCAGTGCAATCCATTGACCGTCTTCAAAGACTTCCAGATGAATGTTCTCTATGTCGATATTCTCTTGCGTAATCCATTCCTTTTCCACCTTGAAAGTTACTGAAGAATTCCTGATGTGATTTTCAAATCCACTACTGCCTACCCAAATATTGAAATTCATGTATACTGTATCAATTGGTGCCTTATTTGCTAGTGTTGAAGTGTTTTTCAGAATTTCGATGATTAATTTGACCTGCCCGCTATTTCTAGATGATATAAGGTCAATATTGCCAACAAGATTTCCTTTTTCTTCGAAATTATATATGGTGGGTATTTCGGCTTTGACTGATCTAATGGAAAAATCCTTGTATTTTATGTTTGAATAGTCTTCACCTGTTGCAGAACCTCCGCCTCCTCCACTACTTCCTTTTTCGTCATTGGAATCACTTGGTTTGTCCTGAGCGTCATAGATGGTAGAATTATTCCAGGCTGTATTTCCAGAAGCATCAGTAGCCGAAATATTTACGGTATTGGTACCAGAATTTGCGATTAGTGTACCGGTATAGTTGTCGCCTGTATCCAGAGTCAGTTCTATAGGAGAAGACATTGAACCGTTGTAAGCGGTGACATTCATAATACCGATGTTATCACTTGTGTTGACCTTTATTATTACCGGATCATCAACAAAAGGAGTCGGAGCGTCAATGCTTATATTATTGATAACGGGTTTTTCATCATCTCCTGCAATGTAAAAAGTATCATTATACCAGCCAGTGTTACCGGAGTTATCGGTAGCTGAGACATTTACTGTATTGAGGCCTGTTTTTGAGATTAGTATACCGGTATAGTTGCCATTGTCATTCGATGTAAGTTCTACAGGAGAAGACATCGAACCGTTGTAAGCGGTGACATTCATAATACCGATGTTGTCGCTGACATTGACTTTCAAAGCAATATCTTCCCCAATATCAAGGATGTAATTATCAAGAATTACCGAAGCGATAATAGGGGTGGTGACATCTTTCCCTTCATAAGAAGTACTGTTATCCCAGTGAGTGTTGGAGGCATTATCTGTCACAGAAATATTTACACTGTGCTGGCCATATTCAGCATTGAAGGTAGCAGTATAATTTCCGGAGGTGGTGTTGTAATCCAGGGGAATTGACGGTGCCGTTCCATCCGTAAAAGCGGTGACATTTCCTATACCACTTTCTGCATCAGTGGCGTTGACATTCAAGGTGACCGTTTCATCGATAGCCGGTGTATAATTGTTCAGGGATGCGGAGTAAACCACGGGAAGCAGGGTATCTTCTTTTGTAGTAGCAGTATCATTTTGCCAGGTTGTGTTGATGTTACCATTCACATCAACCGTTTGT from Methanohalophilus halophilus includes these protein-coding regions:
- a CDS encoding ATPase domain-containing protein — translated: MERLSTGIQGLDKKIGDGYPGKKGILITGAPGSGKTIFAMHAINQACEYGKKSVIMATEETEEDITEQAKMFDFPFDEYIKNGLLEVVKILEMRSRNVTKAAEMIDGLSLKEVDLISLPEMIPYDAEVIVIDNIGVFAIGLTTREFRDQFDTLNLLLSQKDATTLFVMDEAAHQMTHEVADYSTFGNIKLLVKENPYTGKMERFIFTPKMRNTAISLDPIPFDITSKGIDIKGKKDT
- the lonB gene encoding ATP-dependent protease LonB encodes the protein MAEEMASKDEELEESFDTTSSIEVPKLLIDQIIGQDHAVEVVKKAASQRRHVMMIGTPGTGKSMLAKAMAELLPKEELQDILAYPNVEDNNNPRIRTVPAGKGREIVMAHKMEARKKSQSRNMLMMFLIFGIVMYSFYVGQLLWGIIAAIMMLILSRQFMPKEEMMIPKMLVSNYEQDNAPYIDATGTHAGALLGDVRHDPFQSGGLETPSHDRVESGDIHKSHKGVLFIDEINTLRIESQQSLLTAIQEKEYPITGQSERSSGALVKTEPVPCDFIMVAAGNLDAVEKMHPALRSRIKGYGYELYMRESMEDTADNRKYLVRFVAQEVKRDGHIPDFDQSAVDEVIQEARRRAGRKGHLTLKLRDLGGLVRVAGDIAHAEDTKITSAKHVLAAKKMARSIEQQLADSYLERRKDYQLFSKKGAAVGKVNGLAVMGGDSGIVLPIMAEVTPPQSHAEGKVIATGMLKDIAKEAVLNVSAVIKKVTGQDIMNRDIHIQFVGTYEGVEGDSASVSIATAVISAIEGIPIDQSVAMTGSLSVRGDVLPVGGVTYKIEAAAQGGIKKVIIPWTNKDDVLIEEAYKDQVEIIPVKTISEVIEHSLVGTKKEGIRDKLKELTDMKVDLEIPESVPS
- a CDS encoding TldD/PmbA family protein, whose amino-acid sequence is MRESEFHDVRWIEGESTSILLDNGKVEDINTNYGNGCGVRALCGGSWGYTSSEGVDGIDAAIKAAIELASDVNKHSPREKVTLASYCEPNVDNLPSIKENPRDVAVEEKVELLKDLSNNASCKGISSTSASYSESTFKVHYTNSEGADCEYELTRVGFAISAIASDGAAYQVGRESNFDVCGYEMFRDPGILEKAQSAGKTAVDLLGARQAKGGKGPVILDPELAGVFAHEAVGHASEADLVLEGSSILADRIGEEIASPLVNIIDDPTLHKFGYYPFDAEGMKAHKTDIITDGVLNSYLHSRETAGKLGGASGNSRSQGYSAPVVRMSNTYVDNGNSNLDEMLEELGDGIYLAGTRGGQVNTGEGIFQFNAEKGYIVENGEIGDLVRDVSLSGNTLEILKNVLLVGNDLKMHSGRCGKSGQAIPVSDGSPHLLISDALVGGVQ
- a CDS encoding TldD/PmbA family protein, with the protein product MQNYDIGNQVLEFANKYGADEAEVFISANQVTSASVRRSLIESARNQQSQGLGIRVVKDGAVGFASTNIFNRLEETVKSAIAMAKVRDSDEDWKNLPSNGKYPAVNGIFSKKVNELELEDCISLTKEMIDGVCSFSDIIAPSGSFSRMISNQLIMNTNGVEVEEKGTAVSGFIDVITTSDIPSTAYDFRISRDMDIDFYGIGKEAANLANSCKNGVSVESGQKDVVFHPFAFSDIMESSFLSSIEADNIQKGRSSLTGKLNTDIAARGLTITDDGILNGGIASSISDDEGTPSQSTGIIKDGLLKSYIYDSYTAGKEERSSTGNAVRGSYSSTPSVGTRNVVFEHPASDIISEIKDGVFVTNVIGAHTANPISGDFSVEARNAFVIKDGQIEKPIKSLMVSGNIFELLRNVKGAGDDVRIVGSIITPSIWVSNMNVIG
- a CDS encoding ATP-binding response regulator — encoded protein: MTDEGIRTKILVVDDEPDNVELLTAYLLNDYDIIPAYSGSEALDILKSCEDDLPDLILMDIMLKDGMDGVEAAHFIKINYDIPLVYITAYADDNIMRRAKLTEPFGYILKPFEESELRTNIEIALYKYEMERRLKESKKWLTAVLNSIGDAVIATDEEGLVKFINPFAEALTGWDQDEAIGLPLSEVFVVENEVPGEKADDPIQKVMKEGMFYGLGSHTVLVTKSKTQIPVDVIGSPIRNEAGKLLGTLVLFYDISERKRVENMIYYQNSQKDM